The proteins below are encoded in one region of Roseovarius bejariae:
- a CDS encoding phosphoribosyltransferase — MDRFLNRTEAGKALAKALADKGYSDPVVQALPRGGVPVGIEVARRLNAPMDIVMVRKIGVPGQPELAAAAVVNGDDPQIVVNDTIAAQAGLSRDDIDGLAQAQLKEIARRRAVYLKGRASIPIKGRTVIVVDDGIATGATMRASLKALRQRGPAKLVLAVPVAAPDTLAALRGDVDEVVCLLQPRPLFGVGAHYDDFGQTSDDEVIRLMDEADSLVGKTDTAPD, encoded by the coding sequence ATGGATAGATTCCTCAATCGAACCGAAGCCGGAAAAGCCCTTGCAAAGGCCCTTGCCGACAAGGGCTATTCCGATCCGGTCGTTCAGGCATTGCCGCGCGGCGGCGTTCCCGTGGGGATCGAGGTCGCGCGCAGACTGAATGCCCCGATGGACATCGTGATGGTGCGCAAGATCGGTGTGCCGGGACAACCCGAGCTGGCCGCCGCCGCCGTGGTCAACGGCGATGATCCCCAGATCGTCGTCAACGACACAATCGCAGCACAGGCCGGGCTGTCGCGCGACGACATCGACGGTCTGGCACAGGCGCAACTCAAGGAAATCGCGCGCCGCCGGGCCGTCTACCTGAAGGGTCGCGCGTCCATCCCCATCAAAGGGCGAACCGTGATCGTCGTCGATGACGGGATCGCCACCGGTGCCACCATGCGCGCCTCCCTCAAGGCGCTGCGGCAACGCGGACCGGCCAAACTTGTGCTGGCCGTACCAGTCGCCGCACCCGACACGCTTGCCGCCCTGCGCGGGGACGTCGATGAGGTCGTCTGCCTGCTCCAGCCCCGACCGCTTTTCGGCGTCGGCGCTCATTACGACGACTTCGGCCAGACCTCCGACGATGAGGTCATCCGGCTGATGGACGAAGCCGACAGCCTTGTCGGGAAAACGGACACCGCCCCGGATTAA
- a CDS encoding ABC transporter ATP-binding protein, with protein MGAVFRTQGLTKIYDTGELKVRALDGVDLTLFTGELAVLLGPSGSGKSTLLNILGGLDHATSGKVWFRDLDLTSMNDRSLTKYRRDHVGFVFQFYNLVASLTARENVQLVTDVAPNPMPAEEALAQVGLDHRLDHFPAEMSGGEQQRVAIARAIAKRPEVLLCDEPTGALDSQTGVQVLEVLRDVNDRLGTSTAVITHNVAIRQMAHRVVYFLDGRIDRVEENTTRVAPAEISW; from the coding sequence ATGGGCGCAGTTTTTCGAACGCAGGGCCTGACCAAGATTTACGACACCGGCGAACTCAAGGTCAGGGCGCTGGATGGCGTGGATTTGACCCTGTTCACCGGAGAACTGGCCGTGCTTCTGGGGCCATCGGGAAGCGGCAAATCCACCCTGTTGAACATTCTTGGAGGGCTGGATCATGCGACATCCGGCAAGGTGTGGTTTCGCGATCTGGACCTGACGTCGATGAATGACCGGAGCCTGACGAAATACCGGCGCGATCACGTGGGGTTCGTGTTTCAATTCTATAACCTCGTGGCCAGCCTGACGGCGCGGGAGAACGTGCAACTGGTCACCGATGTCGCCCCCAATCCGATGCCTGCCGAGGAGGCGCTGGCGCAGGTCGGGCTGGATCATCGGCTGGATCATTTTCCCGCCGAGATGTCGGGCGGGGAGCAACAACGGGTGGCCATCGCCCGGGCCATCGCCAAGCGGCCCGAAGTGTTGCTGTGCGACGAGCCGACCGGGGCGCTGGACAGCCAGACCGGCGTTCAGGTGCTGGAGGTGTTGCGCGACGTCAATGACCGGCTGGGCACGAGCACGGCGGTCATCACCCATAATGTCGCGATCCGGCAGATGGCGCATCGCGTGGTGTATTTCCTCGATGGCCGGATCGACCGGGTGGAGGAAAACACCACCCGCGTCGCGCCTGCCGAGATCAGTTGGTGA